The nucleotide window TGCAGATGCTGCTCGACAGAGGCGTGCATGCCGCCGGCGAGTTGCTGGCAGGTATCAACTCAGCCGTCCTGGCCACGTCATCCAACGCCATGATGATGACCGCCGTGGTTGCGGTTTTCGATCGCTCCACCCATGCCGTGTCACTGGCCAATGCCGGGCACCCCTATCCCTATCGCTATTGCGCCGCGGATGGCGGTGTCTCCATGCTGGAGGGGGTCGGGGGGTTTCCGCTGGGATTCGACAGCGACAGCGAGTATGTGGAGCTGACCGTTGATTTCCGATGCGGCGACCGCCTGCTGCTGTTCAGTGACGGCATTGTCGAGGCGCTCAACGAAGCGGGCGAAGAGTTCGGTTATGCACGCTTCGAAGCGGCCATCGAACAGGGAATTTCCGGCGGGCCAGGAGAGTTCCGGCAGGGGCTGGTGCGGGCGGCGCTGCAATTCGGCAATGCGGACGGCTTTGACGATGATGTCACCATCGTGGTGGTGGCCGGCGAATGACGGAAAAAACAGGAGTCTTACACGTGAGCAATGCCCCCCGCCCGGTCAATTCCTTTGCGATTGCCCGCACCGGAGAAGTCGTCTGCCTGACGCAAACCAAGACGCTGTTGAGGGACAGCCCCTGCCGCCACCGTTGGGAGCTTTCCTCGTCGCAGGAAAAGGAATGGGTGATCTCCCAGCTGGAACAGTCCCTGCCGGGGGATGGTGAGGCGCATGTTTTTTTACGGCAGAGGGCCGCGCTGATGGCCGATGAAATGCTGGAAAACGCCCTTTTCGCCGCCCCGCGTGACTCCCACGGCAAACCGATCTACCGCAAGGGGGAGAAGAGAGTCCTGCTGCCGGGGGAATGCATCACATTCTGCTCGCTGTACGATGGCCATACCCTGGCCCTGGAGGTGACCGACACCTGGGGCAGGCTCACCTCGGAAACGGTGCGGGCCTTCCTCGATATGAACCTGGCCGGAGAAGACACGAAAGAACACCGCTCAGGACGGGGGCTGTATTTCATGTGGTGCTTCCTGAAGGACTTCTACCTGAGCGTTGTCCCGGGTGTGGAAACCACGATAGGCGGTCTGCTTCAGCTGAATACCGCACGTTGAAAAAATCAAAGGAGCATACGGTAATGGAAGAATCGTTCAAAATCGAAGTCAGAAGAAATGCCAACGGTGAAACGGTGGAGTTTTACGGCACCATCGACGCCCGGGCCGAGCAGCAGTTCGACGACCTGTTTTGCAGGCTTTCAGCCTCCAGGCTGGTCTTTGATTTCAGCCGCGCCGGCAGGATCAACTCCATGGGCATTGCCTTCCTGCTGCGTTCCATCAAACGGATCAAGGTCGAAAAAAATGCCGCTGTTTCCGTCAGCGGCCTGAACCAGGTCAATGCCATGCTTTTCAAAATGACCGGCATTTTCATGCTGGCACCGGAAGTCAAATCCGCCAACAGTTAGGAGGAGATCATGCGACTGCTCGGCAGGTTGTGGAGGCTGTTCGACTATTCGGACATCGACGCCCAGATTGAGAAGTTCCGGCAACTGGCGAACGAATACAAGGAAAGCAACCGCGCCTATTACGGAGAATACCTTTCCAGCATCCTCTTCAACGATTAAGCCCCCAGCAGGCACACATCCGGATAGGTCTCATCCAGCCTGCGGTTGATCACCACCGACGATCCCGGCAGTTTCTTGGCGGCCCGCTTGACCTCCGTAGAAATCGAGGCCAGTTGGGCATAGGAGCTGACCGGCGTCAAGCGGGTGTTGACGATGCCGATCGAGATCGACAGCAGCCTGAATGTTTCCAGCTCCCCCTTGCGGTTGATCGCGCTGTAGCACGCTTCTGAAAAATCCTTTTCGCCGTGAAACAGGGGCAAACGTTCTTCAAGCGCTGCAATGATCTGCGACGCGATCTGCTCGGCCTGGTGCGGGCCGGTTATGACGATGAAGTCGTCTCCGCCGATATGCCCGCAAAAGCAGCGCAACGGGTCCCCTGTGCACGCCGCGGCGGAGATGATCTCGCCGATGGCCTTGATGACCACATCCCCCTTCTGAAACCCGTAGTAGTCGTTGAACGGCTTGAAATTGTCGATGTCTATGTAGGCGATGTCGAAATCCTCTCCTGCCAGAAGCCGGTCGTTGATCTCGCGCTGGATGCTCTCGTTGCCCGGCAGCCCGGTCAAGGGATTGGCCCCTTTGGCAAGCGTCAGATTGATGTCGGTTATGGCGCTGATGAAGCGGTTGACATCCACCACCCCGTGATAGGCGCCGTTGCGGGTAACGCAGATGTTGTCCACCCGCACGTCGATCCCCCGGCACTGGATCGTCCGGGCAGCATCCCTGATGGTGACGCGGGCCTCGAATTCCAGCCTCAGCGGCTGCATCAGGTCGCGCATTTTCTTGGCATGGTTGATATGGAAGGCAAAGCCGTTCATGCCGATCACATGATCTTCCAGAAAGGTGGAACGGTTGATGATGCCGACCGTATGGCCGTCATCGACCACCGGCAGCACCTGCAGGCCGGAGTCGCCCTGAAAGCGCTTCAGAACCGTGGCCAGATTGTCTCCGGGATGTGCCGGCAGGACCTGGTTGGCGATATCGCCGATGCATTCGGCATTGACGACGGCAGCCGGGCCGCAGCCGACCGCGTTTTCCGGGGTGACGCCCCTGACAGGGGCCGGTTCCGGGGCACCCCCGGCGGGAGATACGTCGGGCGTCGACACCGACAGGTCTCCGGCTGGCATGCCCTGGGCCAGGAAGGCCTCGAATTGCAAGGGGTCGAGCGGCCTGGCGAAATAATAGCCCTGGGCCTGCTGGCATTTGCGCTGCTGCAGAAATTCAAGCTGATCGCGCGTTTCCACCCCCTCGGCTATCACGTTCAGTTTGAGCGAGTGGGCCATGGCAACGATGGCGTCCACAATGGCGGCGTCATCGGGATCATTGACGATGTCGCGCACAAAGGAACGGTCCACCTTGATCGTATCGATCGGCAGATGCTTGAGATAGGAGAGCGAGGAATAGCCGGTGCCGAAGTCATCCACTGAAATGCTGATGCCGGCCTCCTTCAGGCGCAGCAGTTTGCAGACCGTATCCCCCGCATCCCCCATCAAAGCGCTTTCGGTCAGCTCCAGCTCGAGGTAGCACGGTTCCAGTCCGGTTTCTTCGAGAATCTGCAGCACCAGCGGTACAAAGGAATGATCGCGCAATTGCCGGGCTGAGAGATTGACCGCCACCCGCAGTTTCGGCAGCCCGGCGTCCTGCCAGGCCTTGTTCTGCCGGCAGGCCTCCTTCAGCACATAGGTGCCCAGCCGCATGATCAGGCCGTTCTCCTCCGCCACCGGAATGAAACTGTCGGGCGGAATGCCCCCCTGGCCGGGCCGCTGCCAGCGTACAAGCGCCTCCATGCCGGTGATGTCCCTGCCGTTGATATCCATCTTGGGCTGGTAATTGAGATGGAATTCCCCCTCCTCCAGGGCCCGCAGGAGCCCGGTCTCGATACTGAGGCGCTCCACCGCCTTCTGATTGAGCGCCTCGGAATAATACTGGAAGACTGCGCCGTGCTGTCGCGCCTGGTTCATGGCGATGTGGGCGTTTTGCAGCAGCAGTTCACTGGTCATGCCGTCGGCGGGAAAACAGGCTACTCCGAAGCAGGCCTGGATGACCGCCTCATCCGTGCCCAGTCTGAGCGGTTCGGCAAAGACGGCCTGCAGTTTGTTCAGGATCAGGGCGA belongs to Geobacter sp. SVR and includes:
- a CDS encoding STAS domain-containing protein, with translation MEESFKIEVRRNANGETVEFYGTIDARAEQQFDDLFCRLSASRLVFDFSRAGRINSMGIAFLLRSIKRIKVEKNAAVSVSGLNQVNAMLFKMTGIFMLAPEVKSANS
- a CDS encoding EAL domain-containing protein, producing the protein MQPPDRGMLPPDNNLSPTRIVLLYTGVGIMWILFSDAVLAAFVTNPDQLQNVAILKGVFFVIATAVLLYLLISHYVRQLRYSRETFHLAENEIQKLAYYDRETGLPNHNLLLDRLNQVIAFNSRKRKNTAVIYISLTGFKAVVDACGHSGGGQAVCAIAERLVSTLRQYDTVARIHRDEFVLVLGGTVLEGDIALILNKLQAVFAEPLRLGTDEAVIQACFGVACFPADGMTSELLLQNAHIAMNQARQHGAVFQYYSEALNQKAVERLSIETGLLRALEEGEFHLNYQPKMDINGRDITGMEALVRWQRPGQGGIPPDSFIPVAEENGLIMRLGTYVLKEACRQNKAWQDAGLPKLRVAVNLSARQLRDHSFVPLVLQILEETGLEPCYLELELTESALMGDAGDTVCKLLRLKEAGISISVDDFGTGYSSLSYLKHLPIDTIKVDRSFVRDIVNDPDDAAIVDAIVAMAHSLKLNVIAEGVETRDQLEFLQQRKCQQAQGYYFARPLDPLQFEAFLAQGMPAGDLSVSTPDVSPAGGAPEPAPVRGVTPENAVGCGPAAVVNAECIGDIANQVLPAHPGDNLATVLKRFQGDSGLQVLPVVDDGHTVGIINRSTFLEDHVIGMNGFAFHINHAKKMRDLMQPLRLEFEARVTIRDAARTIQCRGIDVRVDNICVTRNGAYHGVVDVNRFISAITDINLTLAKGANPLTGLPGNESIQREINDRLLAGEDFDIAYIDIDNFKPFNDYYGFQKGDVVIKAIGEIISAAACTGDPLRCFCGHIGGDDFIVITGPHQAEQIASQIIAALEERLPLFHGEKDFSEACYSAINRKGELETFRLLSISIGIVNTRLTPVSSYAQLASISTEVKRAAKKLPGSSVVINRRLDETYPDVCLLGA